From Candidatus Nomurabacteria bacterium, one genomic window encodes:
- a CDS encoding protein phosphatase 2C domain-containing protein encodes MKLSTDHSFHIGEQHLRQGKPCQDYALSGNLGRETAYAIVSDGCSSGGMTDIGSRLVALATLRSLEEGALFNMYHDLVNAPSRDAYLESYRTSLKLETADLLATSMWAVVNERSAAVHVTGDGVVALEYEHALCVTTLNWNNNQPYYPAYRLGKLDQQFQMAHALSQEPFTRTDDIIHADNTVTSKSGSFIVERGMEGMRVYGALEHPEYGKLRTVALFSDGVEQIDQVETIPAIKALLSFKSVSGQFAVRRMNRFMQDAKKRGRGPIDDIAYAVIHLDNEEADHASDQTTDESNA; translated from the coding sequence ATGAAACTCTCTACCGACCACAGCTTCCACATTGGGGAGCAACACTTACGCCAAGGCAAACCTTGCCAAGACTATGCCCTTTCGGGCAACCTCGGGCGTGAAACTGCCTACGCGATCGTCAGTGACGGCTGTTCCTCAGGCGGCATGACCGACATTGGTTCGCGGCTGGTAGCACTCGCTACCCTGCGTTCGCTTGAAGAAGGTGCACTGTTCAACATGTACCACGACCTGGTCAACGCACCATCGCGTGACGCGTACCTCGAGTCATACCGCACTTCACTGAAACTCGAGACTGCCGACCTCCTTGCCACCAGCATGTGGGCAGTGGTGAACGAACGAAGCGCAGCAGTGCATGTCACTGGTGATGGTGTCGTTGCTCTAGAGTACGAACACGCACTCTGTGTAACCACACTCAACTGGAACAACAATCAGCCGTACTATCCGGCCTACCGACTCGGCAAATTGGATCAGCAATTCCAAATGGCACACGCTCTTTCGCAAGAGCCCTTCACACGTACCGATGACATCATCCATGCTGACAACACAGTCACATCAAAGTCTGGCAGCTTCATCGTGGAACGAGGCATGGAAGGCATGCGTGTGTATGGCGCCTTGGAGCATCCCGAGTATGGAAAGCTTCGCACCGTCGCACTCTTCTCTGATGGTGTCGAGCAGATCGATCAAGTCGAAACCATACCGGCAATCAAGGCACTCCTGTCCTTCAAGAGTGTCAGCGGGCAATTCGCGGTCCGGCGAATGAACCGGTTCATGCAAGACGCCAAGAAACGCGGCCGCGGACCGATAGACGATATCGCGTACGCCGTCATTCACCTAGACAATGAGGAGGCAGATCATGCCAGCGATCAAACGACCGACGAAAGTAACGCTTGA
- a CDS encoding GIY-YIG nuclease family protein, protein MKSKEHFVYILRCADGSLYTGYATDLEKRVAEHNGEGQTKTARTAGARYTRARRPVTLVYSESFPTRSEAMQREAAIKKLSRKEKIELVG, encoded by the coding sequence ATGAAGAGTAAAGAGCATTTTGTCTACATATTGCGCTGCGCGGACGGTAGTTTGTACACTGGCTATGCTACTGATCTCGAGAAACGAGTGGCTGAGCATAATGGAGAAGGGCAGACGAAGACCGCGCGGACGGCGGGCGCGCGTTACACGCGCGCCCGCCGTCCGGTCACGTTGGTCTACTCTGAATCCTTCCCGACTCGCTCTGAGGCTATGCAGCGTGAAGCAGCGATAAAAAAACTTTCACGCAAGGAGAAGATCGAGCTTGTTGGGTAG
- a CDS encoding DUF1905 domain-containing protein: protein MHQISNVKSAVYKLQEKVFIYPGDAAWHFFPIPKKVGIDIKEKYGKYAKGFGSLPVVATVGKTTWQTSIFPEKTSGSYILPVKAAVRKAEAIQAGERVSCTIELRI from the coding sequence ATGCATCAGATCAGTAACGTGAAATCTGCAGTCTACAAACTACAAGAAAAGGTATTCATCTATCCCGGTGATGCCGCGTGGCACTTCTTTCCGATTCCGAAAAAGGTCGGTATTGATATCAAAGAGAAGTACGGCAAGTATGCAAAAGGCTTTGGTTCGTTGCCGGTCGTAGCTACTGTTGGAAAGACGACCTGGCAAACTTCCATCTTTCCCGAGAAGACATCTGGTTCATACATTCTTCCCGTCAAAGCTGCGGTGCGAAAGGCGGAGGCTATCCAGGCGGGAGAGCGAGTCTCGTGCACGATCGAGTTGCGAATTTAA
- a CDS encoding sigma-70 family RNA polymerase sigma factor, translating into MESVEIKALIDHAVADTSQGFAALYEHTVDRVFSFVAFRTNNHEDASEVTQDVFVELYKSLSRFTYQSDAAFYAFLFTIVRRQLASYYAKTKKHETTELTEEVHGRTDSPVEQNCSVAQALETLDEVSREIVVLHHWSRYTFAEIGTIINMTESAVRVRHHRARAALASILNA; encoded by the coding sequence ATGGAGTCAGTCGAAATAAAAGCATTGATAGATCACGCAGTGGCTGATACCAGTCAGGGGTTTGCTGCGCTCTATGAACACACTGTCGATCGTGTCTTCTCTTTTGTAGCGTTTCGCACGAACAATCATGAAGACGCGAGCGAGGTTACCCAGGACGTGTTCGTAGAGCTCTACAAGTCCCTGTCACGATTTACATATCAGTCCGACGCAGCGTTCTACGCGTTTCTCTTTACGATCGTACGCCGGCAACTAGCCTCGTACTACGCGAAGACCAAGAAACATGAAACAACCGAGCTCACAGAAGAAGTGCATGGTAGAACTGATTCTCCGGTAGAACAAAATTGCTCGGTCGCGCAGGCACTCGAAACGCTCGATGAGGTTTCGCGCGAGATCGTTGTGTTGCACCACTGGTCGCGGTATACCTTTGCTGAAATAGGAACCATTATTAACATGACAGAATCGGCAGTACGAGTGCGTCATCATCGGGCACGCGCGGCACTTGCTTCTATTCTTAACGCATAA
- a CDS encoding helix-turn-helix transcriptional regulator, with amino-acid sequence MKQSPLQNNVHSFRTKNDLTQVDLADVVGVTRQTIISIEKGNYEPSVRLALKLAYALGVSVEELFYER; translated from the coding sequence ATGAAACAATCACCGTTACAAAATAACGTACACTCTTTCCGCACCAAGAATGATCTCACGCAGGTCGATCTGGCCGATGTTGTTGGCGTAACCAGGCAAACTATAATCTCGATCGAAAAAGGCAACTACGAGCCATCGGTCAGGCTGGCCCTAAAGCTTGCGTACGCACTTGGAGTGTCGGTTGAAGAATTATTTTATGAACGCTAA
- the fusA gene encoding elongation factor G translates to MAREFPLEKLRNFGIVAHVDAGKTTTSERVLFYTGMSHKIGEVHDGATVTDWMEQERERGITITAAAISCNWTKTMEADRTSKELKHTFNIIDTPGHIDFTAEVKRSMRVLDGAVVVFDGAAGVEPQTETNWGYADEANVPRICFINKMDKLGADFDASVKSIHERLSPKAVRIQLPIGAEDNMSGVVDLITMKAYRFGGTMGMDVTEEEIPADMVEAAQKWRAELIEKVVEHDDALMEAYFGGEEPAVEDLKRVLRKAVIANEIFPIMTGTALKNIGVQLVLDAVVDYLPSPLDLPPVHGVDPKDEETELERKPSDDEPFAALAFKLQDDKFVGQLAFFRVYSGTVKAGSYIVNSSTGNKERVGRIVRLMADKRTEVEEVFSGEIAAMVGLKEVKTSHTLCDVDKPIILEQITFPAPVVAVRVEPKTKNDQEKMGVALKRLADEDPTFTVSTDEETLETIIAGMGELHLEIIVDRMKREFGVEANIGAPQVAYRETIQREAEAEHKYIKQSGGRGQYGHVKIRIKPLEPLAIDPETGEPAKVAKNITREEHFEFINNIKGGVVPQEYIPAVMKGAKEAMGRGFVAGYRMEDVSVELFDGSYHDVDSSEIAFKLAGINAFKDAAAKAGAVILEPIMKVEVRTPEEYMGDINGNISSKRGQVEGTEEMGGKTIVHAKVPLSELFGYTNTLRSMTQGRASMTMEFDHYEVVPPNVAEEIKKARGVKSE, encoded by the coding sequence ATGGCACGAGAATTTCCACTCGAAAAACTACGAAACTTTGGTATCGTAGCCCACGTAGACGCGGGGAAGACTACTACGTCTGAGCGCGTACTTTTCTACACCGGTATGTCTCACAAGATCGGTGAGGTGCACGATGGTGCAACCGTGACTGACTGGATGGAGCAGGAGCGCGAGCGTGGTATCACCATCACCGCAGCTGCGATCTCTTGTAACTGGACCAAAACCATGGAGGCAGATCGAACCTCTAAAGAACTGAAGCATACCTTTAACATCATCGATACACCAGGTCACATTGACTTTACCGCTGAGGTAAAGCGCTCAATGCGTGTGCTCGACGGTGCGGTGGTAGTGTTCGACGGTGCTGCCGGTGTAGAACCACAGACCGAAACTAACTGGGGTTATGCTGACGAGGCGAACGTACCACGTATCTGTTTCATCAATAAGATGGATAAGCTTGGTGCTGACTTTGATGCATCAGTGAAGTCAATTCACGAGCGTCTTTCACCAAAGGCAGTTCGTATCCAGCTTCCGATCGGTGCTGAAGACAATATGTCAGGTGTGGTAGATCTCATCACCATGAAGGCGTACCGCTTCGGTGGCACCATGGGTATGGATGTGACTGAAGAAGAGATTCCGGCAGATATGGTGGAAGCAGCTCAGAAGTGGCGTGCAGAACTCATTGAAAAAGTGGTTGAGCACGATGATGCACTCATGGAAGCATACTTCGGTGGGGAAGAGCCGGCAGTGGAAGACCTCAAGCGAGTGCTCCGCAAGGCGGTGATCGCGAACGAAATCTTCCCAATTATGACTGGTACAGCGCTCAAGAACATCGGCGTACAGCTCGTACTCGACGCGGTGGTAGACTACCTCCCATCACCGCTTGATCTGCCACCAGTACATGGTGTTGATCCAAAAGATGAGGAAACAGAACTCGAGCGAAAGCCATCTGATGATGAGCCCTTTGCGGCGCTTGCCTTTAAGCTCCAGGACGACAAGTTTGTGGGGCAGCTCGCGTTCTTCCGTGTGTACTCAGGTACTGTGAAGGCTGGTTCATATATTGTGAACTCATCAACTGGCAATAAGGAGCGCGTTGGTCGTATTGTACGACTCATGGCTGACAAGCGCACTGAAGTCGAAGAAGTATTTTCTGGAGAAATTGCAGCGATGGTGGGTCTTAAGGAAGTGAAGACATCACACACACTTTGTGATGTAGACAAGCCGATCATCCTTGAGCAGATCACCTTCCCAGCTCCAGTGGTAGCAGTGCGGGTAGAACCAAAGACCAAAAATGACCAGGAGAAGATGGGTGTGGCGCTCAAGCGACTTGCGGACGAAGATCCAACCTTCACCGTATCAACCGACGAAGAAACTCTCGAAACGATCATCGCCGGTATGGGTGAACTCCACCTTGAGATCATCGTTGATCGTATGAAGCGTGAGTTCGGGGTTGAAGCCAACATCGGTGCTCCGCAGGTAGCGTATCGTGAAACCATACAGCGTGAAGCTGAGGCGGAACACAAGTACATCAAGCAGTCTGGTGGTCGTGGTCAGTACGGTCATGTGAAGATTCGCATCAAGCCACTTGAGCCACTTGCGATCGATCCAGAAACTGGTGAACCAGCAAAGGTGGCCAAGAACATCACTCGTGAAGAGCATTTCGAATTCATCAACAATATCAAGGGAGGTGTAGTTCCTCAGGAATACATTCCAGCGGTGATGAAGGGTGCGAAGGAAGCAATGGGTCGTGGTTTCGTTGCGGGCTACCGCATGGAAGACGTCTCAGTCGAGCTCTTCGATGGTTCATATCACGATGTAGACTCTTCAGAAATTGCCTTCAAGCTTGCTGGTATCAATGCGTTCAAGGATGCAGCAGCGAAGGCTGGTGCGGTGATCCTTGAACCGATCATGAAGGTAGAAGTGCGTACGCCAGAAGAATACATGGGAGACATCAACGGAAACATTTCTTCAAAGCGTGGTCAGGTAGAAGGTACGGAAGAGATGGGAGGCAAGACTATCGTTCACGCGAAGGTACCACTCTCAGAACTCTTCGGATACACCAACACCCTCCGCTCAATGACCCAGGGTCGCGCGAGCATGACTATGGAATTTGATCACTATGAGGTGGTACCACCAAACGTAGCTGAGGAGATCAAGAAAGCGCGTGGTGTAAAAAGTGAGTGA